From Candidatus Manganitrophus morganii, the proteins below share one genomic window:
- a CDS encoding restriction endonuclease subunit S codes for MSKPEKMGLVPALRFPEFRDSGEWEEKNLGDLCEITNGKSNAQDHIEGGFYPLFDRSEVIKRSNEYLFDCEAVILPGEGMRFIPKYYVGKFDLHQRAYALKDFSCKGKFIYYSMAARSGLLARKAVQSTVLSLRLPILQNFPIQIPGVPEEQQKIADCLTSIDELVTAQTQKLDALKAHKKSLMQQLFPAEGETVPKLRFPEFREKGGWKSDSIGNIFETTSGGTPSRSEESYWGGYIPWITTSLVNCGVITEAEEFITEDGLNNSSAKIFPEGTTLVAMYGQGKTRGQVALLGIAAATNQACAAILPKKGIEPYFVFLSLAGRYDELRDLSNRGGQENLSQGLIREITFSYPADVAEQKTITSCLASLDNLITAQTQKLDALKAHKKGLMQQLFPAMDEV; via the coding sequence ATGAGTAAGCCAGAGAAGATGGGTCTGGTGCCGGCGCTGCGCTTTCCTGAGTTTCGGGATTCAGGGGAGTGGGAAGAAAAGAATCTAGGTGACTTATGTGAAATTACAAATGGAAAATCGAACGCGCAAGATCACATTGAAGGCGGATTCTATCCACTATTTGATCGTTCGGAGGTGATCAAAAGGTCTAATGAATACCTCTTCGATTGTGAAGCTGTGATCCTACCTGGTGAAGGAATGCGATTTATTCCGAAATACTATGTTGGAAAATTCGACTTGCACCAAAGGGCCTACGCACTAAAGGATTTTTCTTGTAAAGGTAAGTTCATTTATTACTCAATGGCTGCGCGAAGTGGCTTGTTGGCTAGAAAAGCAGTTCAGTCAACTGTTCTATCTTTGCGTTTGCCAATATTACAAAACTTTCCAATCCAAATTCCTGGTGTCCCGGAAGAACAACAAAAAATCGCCGACTGCCTCACCTCCATCGACGAGCTGGTTACCGCCCAAACCCAAAAACTCGACGCCCTCAAGGCCCATAAAAAAAGCCTGATGCAGCAACTCTTCCCCGCCGAAGGCGAAACCGTGCCCAAACTCCGCTTTCCTGAGTTTCGGGAGAAGGGAGGGTGGAAAAGCGATTCAATAGGCAATATTTTCGAAACGACTTCTGGCGGCACTCCAAGCCGCTCAGAAGAAAGCTATTGGGGCGGATACATCCCGTGGATCACGACCTCTCTAGTAAATTGTGGAGTGATAACTGAGGCCGAGGAATTCATTACTGAGGATGGGCTGAACAACTCTTCTGCTAAGATATTCCCCGAAGGGACTACTTTAGTCGCGATGTATGGCCAGGGCAAAACACGTGGACAGGTGGCATTGTTGGGAATTGCGGCTGCAACGAATCAAGCGTGCGCGGCCATTCTTCCAAAGAAGGGAATCGAGCCATATTTCGTGTTTCTGAGCTTGGCAGGGCGATACGACGAGTTACGAGATTTGAGCAACAGAGGCGGGCAAGAGAACCTGAGTCAAGGGTTAATTCGAGAAATTACCTTCTCGTACCCAGCGGATGTTGCGGAGCAAAAAACCATCACGTCTTGCCTTGCCTCCCTCGACAACCTTATCACCGCCCAAACCCAAAAACTTGACGCCCTCAAGGCTCATAAAAAAGGCCTGATGCAGCAGCTTTTCCCGGCCATGGACGAGGTGTGA
- a CDS encoding AAA family ATPase → MSLQAIANELKDLNDYVVLIFAFNATGKTRLSVAYKDATKDLETGKHAGVYYNAFSEDLFVWDNDEENDGANMRLKVLPSSLNRFHSFLYENPDIVIEKLALYAPKYSFRFTPYNDAEKGIESVTFFLESDENAVIKISRGEERIFVWCFYLALLEVEGWADEQDAHIFIDDPVSSLDDHNIFITANTILQQIEKHFKKKRIIVTTHHIGLMNILYNMLKKGEKSDRYKNITSVKILKHTGDGLVLEDLTKNVFLYHLHLLQVLDEARKGQLYTYHFALLRQLLENVASFLGTGQFSHALSQIGVAKPDDAANVINTHSHKNVYYDQTEMMNSTEQDYFNDIFSKLIETYQFVI, encoded by the coding sequence ATGAGCCTGCAAGCTATCGCTAACGAACTTAAAGATTTGAATGACTACGTTGTCCTGATTTTTGCTTTTAATGCAACCGGCAAGACGCGATTATCTGTTGCCTATAAGGATGCAACAAAAGACCTTGAAACAGGAAAACATGCGGGCGTCTATTACAACGCCTTCAGTGAAGACTTGTTTGTCTGGGATAACGATGAGGAAAACGACGGCGCAAATATGCGGCTAAAGGTTCTGCCCAGCAGCCTAAATAGATTTCATAGTTTTCTTTATGAAAATCCAGACATAGTTATAGAAAAGCTGGCGTTGTACGCACCGAAGTATAGTTTCCGATTTACCCCATATAACGATGCGGAGAAAGGAATCGAATCTGTTACGTTCTTTTTGGAGAGCGACGAAAATGCTGTTATTAAAATTTCACGCGGAGAAGAGCGAATTTTCGTCTGGTGTTTTTATTTAGCACTTCTGGAGGTAGAGGGTTGGGCGGATGAGCAGGACGCACATATATTTATTGATGATCCGGTCTCTAGTCTCGATGATCACAATATCTTTATTACTGCCAACACTATTCTTCAGCAGATAGAAAAGCACTTCAAGAAGAAGCGCATTATCGTCACAACTCACCATATTGGTTTGATGAATATCTTATACAACATGTTGAAAAAAGGTGAAAAGAGTGACCGATATAAAAATATAACTAGCGTAAAAATTCTAAAACATACTGGTGATGGATTGGTGCTCGAAGATTTAACGAAAAATGTGTTCCTTTATCATTTGCACTTATTGCAAGTATTAGATGAAGCAAGAAAAGGGCAGTTATACACATACCACTTTGCTTTGCTTAGGCAGCTTCTCGAAAACGTTGCTTCCTTCTTAGGCACGGGCCAATTTAGCCACGCCCTGTCTCAAATAGGCGTCGCCAAGCCTGATGACGCAGCTAACGTCATCAATACGCATTCTCATAAGAATGTCTATTACGACCAAACTGAAATGATGAACTCCACTGAACAAGACTATTTCAATGACATATTCAGCAAGCTCATTGAAACGTATCAGTTTGTGATTTAG
- a CDS encoding type I restriction-modification system subunit M, protein MTKEQLSQLGETLWDIADQLRGAMNADDFRDYMLSFLFLRYLSDNYEAAAQKELGRDYPAPAKDERRAPLAIWYDANAEDVTDFEKQMRLKVHYVIEPQYLWSSIYEMARTQHDDLLDTLWKGFKYIEEKSFASTFQGLFSEINLHSEKLGKTPKARNEKLCTIIKKIAEGIAQFSTTTDILGDAYEYLLGEFAAGSGKKAGEFYTPQQISTILSRIVTLDSQEPATGKKKKLDQVYDFACGSGSLLLNVRKQLGKGGIGKIYGQEKNITTYNLARMNMLLHGVKDTEFEIHHGDSLLNEWEILKEMNPAKKLQFDAVVANPPFSYRWEPNDALGEDFRFKNYGLAPKSAADFAFLLHGFHFLSDSGVMAIILPHGVLFRGGAEERIRTKLLRDGHIDTVIGLPANLFFSTGIPVCILVLKRCKRPDDVLFINASEHFEKGKRQNRLLPEHIDKIIEAYQYRREDERYSRRVSMEEIEKNDYNLNISRYVSTATPEEQIDLQVVNTELTDLQNRIVENTKKHNEFLKELGLPPLPGKED, encoded by the coding sequence ATGACCAAAGAACAACTCAGCCAACTCGGCGAGACCCTCTGGGACATCGCCGACCAGCTACGCGGCGCGATGAACGCCGACGACTTCCGCGACTATATGTTGTCGTTCCTATTCTTGCGCTACCTCTCCGACAACTACGAGGCTGCGGCGCAGAAGGAGCTGGGGCGCGACTATCCCGCGCCGGCAAAAGACGAGCGGCGCGCGCCGCTGGCGATCTGGTACGACGCCAATGCCGAAGACGTTACCGACTTCGAGAAACAGATGCGTCTCAAAGTGCATTATGTGATCGAGCCGCAATACCTGTGGAGCAGCATCTATGAAATGGCGCGCACCCAGCACGACGACCTGCTGGATACCCTGTGGAAGGGCTTCAAGTACATAGAAGAGAAATCCTTTGCCAGCACTTTTCAGGGCCTGTTCTCCGAGATCAACCTGCATTCTGAGAAGCTGGGCAAGACGCCCAAGGCGCGCAATGAAAAGCTGTGCACCATTATAAAAAAAATCGCCGAGGGCATTGCCCAGTTCAGCACCACCACCGACATCCTCGGCGATGCCTATGAATACCTGCTAGGCGAGTTCGCCGCCGGGTCGGGTAAAAAGGCGGGCGAGTTCTACACCCCGCAGCAAATCTCCACGATTCTTTCCCGCATCGTGACGCTGGACAGCCAGGAACCGGCCACGGGCAAAAAGAAAAAACTCGATCAGGTGTACGACTTTGCCTGCGGTTCCGGCTCGCTGCTGTTGAATGTCCGCAAGCAACTCGGCAAGGGCGGCATCGGCAAAATCTACGGCCAGGAAAAGAACATCACCACCTATAACCTGGCGCGCATGAACATGCTGCTGCACGGAGTGAAAGATACCGAGTTCGAGATTCACCACGGCGACTCCTTGCTCAATGAGTGGGAAATCCTCAAAGAGATGAACCCGGCCAAAAAGCTGCAATTCGATGCCGTGGTCGCCAACCCGCCTTTCAGTTACCGCTGGGAACCCAATGATGCGTTGGGCGAGGATTTCCGCTTCAAGAATTACGGCCTCGCCCCGAAATCGGCCGCCGACTTCGCTTTTCTGTTGCACGGCTTCCACTTCTTGAGTGACAGCGGTGTGATGGCAATCATTTTGCCCCACGGCGTGCTGTTCCGTGGCGGCGCGGAAGAGCGCATCCGCACCAAGCTGCTGAGAGACGGCCATATCGACACCGTGATCGGCCTGCCCGCCAACCTCTTTTTCTCCACCGGCATCCCAGTTTGTATTCTGGTCCTAAAACGCTGCAAAAGACCCGATGACGTGTTGTTCATTAATGCATCCGAACATTTTGAAAAGGGCAAACGCCAAAACCGCCTGTTGCCGGAGCACATCGACAAGATTATCGAAGCCTATCAGTACCGCAGGGAAGATGAACGCTACTCACGACGTGTTTCAATGGAGGAAATAGAGAAAAACGATTACAACCTGAATATCTCGCGTTACGTAAGCACAGCCACTCCTGAGGAACAAATTGACTTACAGGTGGTTAACACAGAATTGACAGACCTACAAAATAGGATTGTTGAAAACACAAAGAAACATAATGAGTTTCTTAAAGAACTTGGTCTGCCACCCTTGCCTGGCAAAGAAGATTGA
- a CDS encoding DUF2283 domain-containing protein — protein MAITDFQEYLKLIPAVNRAPQHAVWLTYDAEADTLYVNYKKPSYATDSEMTDDDVIVRYEGDEVIGFTVLHASKRAKKTT, from the coding sequence ATGGCCATAACTGATTTTCAGGAATATTTGAAACTGATTCCGGCCGTCAACCGGGCGCCGCAGCACGCGGTCTGGCTGACGTACGACGCCGAGGCGGACACACTGTATGTGAATTACAAGAAGCCGAGCTACGCCACTGACAGCGAAATGACGGACGACGATGTGATCGTCCGGTATGAAGGCGATGAGGTCATCGGTTTTACCGTTTTGCACGCGAGCAAACGGGCCAAGAAAACCACATAA
- a CDS encoding DUF2283 domain-containing protein, whose amino-acid sequence MKVKYDQEVDVLTIQFSSAPVEESDEDKPGIILDYDKDGNVVGIEILNASKRMENPRALEYAIA is encoded by the coding sequence ATGAAAGTGAAATATGATCAGGAAGTGGATGTGCTGACGATTCAATTCAGCAGCGCCCCCGTTGAAGAAAGCGATGAGGATAAGCCCGGTATTATTCTTGATTATGACAAAGACGGAAACGTCGTCGGCATCGAAATCCTCAATGCATCGAAACGGATGGAGAACCCTCGCGCGCTTGAATATGCGATCGCTTGA
- a CDS encoding DUF429 domain-containing protein has translation MKENVSSNTPVVTPSWIAGVDGFRGEWFVVLANHAQGRVIETRHHVCGSFKEVLNLTPAPKVIAIDIPIGLLDTPEIGGRQCDREARRLLKPPRASSVFSPPIRKYLPAQNHPHY, from the coding sequence TTGAAAGAAAACGTTTCCTCGAATACCCCAGTTGTAACACCCTCTTGGATCGCCGGCGTCGATGGTTTTCGTGGTGAGTGGTTCGTCGTCCTGGCAAACCACGCGCAAGGGCGCGTCATCGAAACCCGCCATCACGTCTGCGGCTCGTTTAAAGAAGTGTTAAATCTCACCCCTGCTCCGAAAGTCATCGCCATCGACATCCCGATCGGCCTTTTAGACACGCCGGAGATCGGAGGCCGGCAATGCGACCGGGAGGCAAGGCGCCTTCTGAAGCCCCCGCGCGCCAGCAGCGTCTTCTCGCCGCCGATCCGGAAATATCTTCCAGCCCAGAACCATCCCCATTATTAA
- a CDS encoding 2OG-Fe dioxygenase family protein: MPSAILPPPFSKPDQLPDALQSHGYAVLRPSDVCTFARCTSSELEALAPAWNDLPLDPYLKDTVPYRRRRHSCFVVEGKEVTQAPHRAHWQPLDYNALHGGMKRLFEPIAPATVAAPAWTRLLQVIGQLCSTIKGPQPWYVEAHPFRIDTAHGIGRPTPEGAHRDGVDFVAIFLVGRVNIKGGESRIFEAAGSNGKRFTLTEPWTLLLLDDTRVIHESTPILPVAEGGYRDTLVLTYRAGGFQEEGG; this comes from the coding sequence ATGCCAAGCGCCATCCTTCCTCCCCCCTTTTCGAAACCCGATCAGCTGCCGGATGCGCTGCAGTCTCACGGTTACGCGGTGCTGCGCCCCTCCGACGTTTGTACGTTCGCCCGTTGCACCTCCTCGGAATTGGAAGCGCTTGCGCCGGCTTGGAACGACCTGCCGCTCGATCCCTATCTGAAAGATACCGTCCCTTACCGGCGGCGGCGTCACTCCTGTTTTGTGGTGGAGGGGAAGGAGGTCACGCAGGCGCCGCACCGGGCCCACTGGCAGCCGCTCGACTACAACGCCCTGCATGGGGGGATGAAGCGTCTCTTCGAGCCGATCGCCCCGGCCACCGTCGCGGCGCCGGCCTGGACGCGGCTGCTTCAGGTGATCGGGCAGCTCTGTTCCACAATCAAAGGCCCGCAACCCTGGTATGTGGAAGCGCACCCGTTCCGGATCGACACCGCCCACGGCATCGGCCGGCCGACGCCGGAAGGGGCCCATCGCGACGGGGTCGATTTCGTGGCGATCTTTCTGGTGGGGCGGGTGAACATCAAAGGGGGAGAGAGCCGGATCTTCGAGGCGGCCGGATCGAACGGCAAGCGGTTTACCTTAACAGAACCCTGGACGCTCCTCTTGCTCGACGACACGCGGGTGATTCACGAATCGACGCCGATCCTGCCGGTCGCCGAGGGGGGCTATCGGGATACGTTGGTGTTGACCTATCGGGCCGGGGGGTTTCAGGAAGAGGGGGGATGA
- a CDS encoding 16S rRNA (uracil(1498)-N(3))-methyltransferase, whose amino-acid sequence MNLILLEPHEVGASGEAVLSDARAVHLRNALKVAPGSHVRIGLLDGPRGVGTVVSIGDGTAALRCAFETTVPSRPGVDLLLALPRPKVIRRIWAQVAALGVGQIILTNAERVERNYFDTHWLAPEGYRPRLIEGLQQARDTRLPTVSIHRQFKVLIEDQLDGLFKDGRRLVADPAAEKPAGAAVREGGEGRVLLAVGPEGGWNDFERGLLAAHGFQPVGMGPRTLRTDTACIALLALVHEGMKG is encoded by the coding sequence ATGAACCTGATCCTCCTGGAACCCCATGAAGTCGGCGCTTCTGGCGAAGCCGTCCTTTCAGATGCGCGCGCCGTCCACCTGCGCAACGCCCTGAAGGTGGCGCCGGGATCTCACGTCCGCATCGGTCTTCTCGATGGGCCGCGCGGCGTGGGGACGGTGGTGTCGATCGGCGACGGGACGGCGGCCTTGCGCTGCGCGTTCGAAACGACTGTTCCTTCCCGGCCGGGGGTCGATCTGCTCTTGGCGCTGCCGCGGCCGAAGGTGATCCGGCGGATCTGGGCCCAGGTCGCCGCGCTCGGCGTCGGGCAGATCATTCTGACCAATGCCGAGCGGGTGGAGCGAAACTACTTCGACACCCATTGGCTCGCGCCGGAGGGCTACCGGCCGCGGTTGATCGAAGGGTTGCAGCAGGCGCGCGACACGCGGCTGCCGACCGTGTCGATCCACCGGCAATTTAAAGTACTGATCGAAGATCAGCTCGACGGTCTCTTCAAAGACGGGCGGCGTCTGGTGGCCGATCCGGCGGCGGAGAAGCCGGCGGGGGCGGCGGTCCGGGAGGGGGGCGAGGGACGTGTCCTGCTCGCCGTCGGGCCGGAGGGGGGATGGAACGATTTCGAGAGGGGGCTTCTTGCGGCGCACGGCTTTCAGCCGGTCGGGATGGGCCCCCGGACATTGCGCACCGACACCGCCTGCATCGCGCTTTTGGCGTTGGTCCATGAGGGGATGAAAGGATAA
- a CDS encoding CPBP family intramembrane metalloprotease: protein MIQTVPDENAPEEIKEEKKSPPVSTGEIALGISLPFLVIAASVFVDAVYVRNHPWRQGYIGFVSLILFNLILLVYALAVCKRRGIWPLFRPISPAAVLSMIPFAILIAFGINLLVGTTHMAMEKILNQKFEMPDYSALATFGPNSLLSVIMIVIGFTAIPILEEIYFRGFLYNALKTRLPLLFAANLQAILFAAAHGAGFMIGILYFIAGMALAVVYEMRKELVSPILVHGAINAMALMPLLALALQNFHMPAATWEEAERPPAWLAPAPPAWIDKKENAAAQRQYAIDTWGSQGSKAWKKETVALQAVCVWFPEDREACAKAKSGVVAIYSTFLKDHRRAVIEADRLIAEFPKEEEAVAIALTRRGFAYLMLQDLEKSRESFEKVINEYSQHSTPLEEAAKGIQILERVER from the coding sequence GTGATTCAAACGGTGCCCGATGAGAATGCCCCGGAGGAAATCAAAGAAGAAAAGAAATCACCCCCGGTTTCCACCGGCGAGATCGCCCTCGGTATCTCCCTCCCCTTTCTCGTGATCGCCGCCTCCGTCTTTGTCGATGCCGTCTACGTCCGAAACCATCCCTGGCGCCAGGGATACATCGGCTTTGTTTCGTTGATCCTCTTTAATCTGATCCTCCTCGTTTATGCCCTGGCCGTCTGTAAACGGCGGGGGATCTGGCCGCTCTTTCGTCCGATCTCCCCCGCGGCGGTCCTCTCGATGATTCCCTTCGCAATATTGATCGCCTTCGGCATCAACCTCCTGGTCGGGACGACCCACATGGCGATGGAGAAGATCTTGAACCAAAAGTTCGAGATGCCCGACTATTCGGCGCTGGCGACCTTCGGGCCGAACAGCCTCCTCTCCGTCATCATGATCGTGATCGGCTTCACCGCCATTCCGATCTTGGAAGAGATCTACTTTCGGGGGTTTCTCTACAATGCCCTCAAGACCCGCCTTCCGCTCCTCTTTGCCGCCAATCTGCAGGCGATCCTCTTCGCGGCGGCCCATGGGGCCGGCTTCATGATCGGGATTCTCTACTTCATCGCGGGGATGGCGCTGGCGGTGGTTTATGAAATGCGGAAGGAGCTGGTCTCGCCGATCTTGGTCCACGGCGCCATCAATGCGATGGCGCTGATGCCGCTGCTCGCCCTGGCGCTTCAGAATTTTCACATGCCGGCCGCCACCTGGGAGGAGGCGGAGCGTCCGCCGGCATGGCTGGCGCCGGCGCCGCCGGCGTGGATCGATAAGAAAGAGAATGCGGCGGCGCAGCGGCAATACGCCATCGACACCTGGGGGAGCCAAGGGTCCAAAGCGTGGAAGAAAGAGACCGTCGCGCTGCAGGCGGTCTGCGTCTGGTTTCCCGAAGATCGCGAGGCGTGCGCCAAGGCGAAGAGCGGCGTGGTTGCGATCTACTCCACCTTTCTGAAAGACCACCGGCGGGCGGTCATCGAGGCCGACCGGCTGATCGCCGAATTTCCGAAGGAAGAAGAGGCGGTCGCCATCGCCTTGACGCGGCGGGGTTTCGCTTACCTGATGCTCCAGGATTTGGAGAAGAGCCGCGAATCGTTCGAAAAGGTGATCAACGAGTACAGCCAACACAGCACGCCGCTCGAAGAAGCCGCAAAGGGAATTCAGATATTGGAGAGGGTGGAGAGATAA
- a CDS encoding translation initiation factor Sui1 has product MNSGIVYSTEHGKMCPDCGEATAKCRCRKKQPALKGDGIVRVSRETKGRKGKGVTLITGVPLHPEGLRNLAKELKQTCGSGGTVKEGVIEIQGDHRDTLVEALGKKGYVVKRAGG; this is encoded by the coding sequence ATGAATTCCGGTATTGTCTACTCCACCGAACATGGTAAAATGTGCCCCGATTGCGGCGAGGCGACGGCGAAATGCCGCTGCCGGAAAAAACAGCCGGCTCTCAAAGGGGACGGCATCGTGCGGGTGTCGCGCGAAACCAAGGGGCGCAAGGGGAAAGGGGTCACTCTGATCACGGGGGTGCCGCTTCATCCGGAAGGGCTCCGGAACCTCGCCAAGGAGCTGAAGCAGACCTGCGGGAGCGGCGGCACGGTGAAAGAGGGGGTTATCGAAATCCAAGGCGACCACCGCGACACCCTGGTTGAAGCGCTCGGCAAAAAAGGATATGTCGTTAAACGCGCGGGAGGATGA
- a CDS encoding nucleotidyltransferase family protein: MNNPNLKLPLREIGLLCRRYQVRELALFGSALGKNFGPESDIDLLVEFEKDAPIGFLEFAELQNALSDLLHRKVDLVPKKGLKPLIRDEVLSRIQVIHAA; this comes from the coding sequence ATGAACAATCCAAATCTGAAATTACCTCTCCGGGAGATCGGGCTGCTCTGTCGGCGTTACCAGGTCCGTGAGCTTGCTTTGTTCGGCTCGGCGCTTGGTAAAAACTTTGGACCTGAAAGCGACATCGATCTGCTGGTTGAGTTTGAAAAAGACGCACCAATCGGCTTCCTGGAATTTGCGGAGCTACAGAATGCTCTGAGCGATCTCTTGCATCGCAAAGTGGACCTGGTTCCTAAAAAGGGACTCAAGCCGCTGATTCGAGACGAAGTGCTCTCCCGTATTCAGGTGATTCATGCGGCGTGA
- a CDS encoding DUF86 domain-containing protein, translating into MRREDLYLCDILEAADAIAKFITDISAENFGENDLIRSAVLQKLLIIGESAARLSEDFKAKRPEFPWREIVGFRNIAIHAYFAVDWQIVWKAAIINAPQLRRQIAEILSKEYPSTYQKFHDGALDDTR; encoded by the coding sequence ATGCGGCGTGAAGATCTCTATCTCTGCGACATTCTGGAAGCGGCTGACGCAATCGCAAAGTTTATTACCGACATCTCTGCGGAGAATTTCGGTGAAAACGACTTGATCCGAAGCGCTGTTCTGCAAAAACTGCTGATTATCGGAGAGTCGGCGGCACGACTATCTGAAGACTTTAAGGCGAAAAGACCCGAATTCCCCTGGCGGGAGATCGTTGGTTTCCGAAATATCGCAATTCACGCTTATTTCGCTGTTGATTGGCAAATTGTTTGGAAAGCGGCCATCATCAATGCACCTCAACTAAGAAGGCAAATTGCGGAGATTCTCTCCAAAGAATACCCCAGCACTTATCAGAAATTCCACGACGGTGCCCTCGACGATACCCGATGA
- a CDS encoding ATP-binding protein — MFNGIRGIRAKLGAIFAFLSVAGFSLVVFGVTRIHQVTEQADLVIAERIPLSRSADEALHALTLGAGTIDRVLLIGTHEEIGHLQAVETRFKESVLVFDMFTKAMIWGSKTEAFQKSTGGLVSARWEKMGLQDTLVVNTAPYEIQQAAGKATLYFGGFAKYVEKVIASQEKILRLQPSGNQEEIAQEERRRETYIIKAKRYKNLVDDTLHRVVTDIYTHVGAANDHIRRSRDTAVSALIVYSTFIFGLALTAGTFFVRSIFNPLIHLKTAAAEIAGGKLDTRVEVTSKDEIGSLGETFNKMVIEVQKAYDDLEKKIRERTALLIEEITERKRVEADLRKMAEEVQQARDGLERQVRARTKELESFVYTLSHDLKGPVISLQGVASLLLEEYAAVLDDKGKHYIQRVLSNTDYLGDFIEGMQILTRIGSPEKNEPVDVREALIAILNRYQEWLEEKKVQVVVHPSLPHFTFGSFHITQVFQNLIVNAGKFMGEQPHPKIEIGGSELEGWAEFYVKDNGIGIDPAYHKKIFDPFQQLKEREAGGTGIGLSIVAKIVHLAGGQVWVESQKGQGATFFLRLPKQKTHS; from the coding sequence ATGTTCAATGGAATCAGGGGAATCAGAGCGAAACTCGGGGCGATCTTCGCTTTTTTATCCGTCGCCGGATTTTCTCTGGTGGTCTTCGGGGTGACCCGGATTCATCAAGTGACCGAGCAGGCCGACCTAGTGATCGCGGAGCGCATTCCCCTTTCCCGGAGCGCCGATGAAGCGCTCCATGCCTTGACCCTCGGGGCCGGGACCATCGATCGGGTTCTGTTGATCGGAACCCATGAGGAGATCGGCCATCTTCAGGCGGTCGAAACCCGATTCAAGGAATCGGTCCTGGTCTTCGACATGTTTACGAAGGCGATGATTTGGGGAAGCAAGACGGAGGCGTTTCAAAAATCGACGGGAGGGCTCGTCTCGGCCCGATGGGAAAAAATGGGGCTGCAAGACACCCTGGTCGTGAACACCGCCCCCTACGAGATCCAGCAGGCCGCCGGCAAGGCGACCCTTTATTTCGGCGGGTTTGCGAAGTATGTCGAGAAGGTCATCGCCTCCCAGGAAAAGATCCTCCGGCTTCAGCCCTCCGGGAATCAGGAGGAGATCGCGCAAGAAGAGCGGCGACGGGAAACCTACATCATCAAGGCAAAACGGTACAAGAACCTGGTCGACGACACCCTTCACCGCGTGGTCACCGATATTTACACGCATGTCGGCGCGGCGAACGACCATATCCGGCGATCCCGGGATACCGCCGTCAGCGCCCTGATCGTTTATTCGACCTTCATTTTCGGTTTGGCGTTGACTGCCGGGACCTTTTTTGTCCGGTCTATTTTTAATCCCCTCATCCATTTGAAAACGGCGGCGGCGGAGATCGCGGGGGGGAAGCTCGATACCCGTGTCGAGGTCACGTCGAAAGACGAAATCGGCTCGCTCGGCGAAACGTTCAACAAGATGGTCATCGAAGTTCAGAAAGCCTACGACGATCTGGAAAAGAAGATCCGGGAACGCACCGCGCTGTTAATCGAGGAAATCACCGAGCGCAAGCGGGTCGAAGCCGATCTGCGCAAGATGGCCGAGGAGGTGCAACAGGCCCGGGACGGTCTGGAGCGGCAGGTCCGGGCGAGAACGAAAGAATTGGAATCGTTCGTCTACACCCTCTCTCACGATCTAAAAGGACCGGTGATCTCCCTGCAAGGGGTCGCCTCGCTGCTCCTGGAAGAATATGCCGCCGTGCTGGACGACAAAGGAAAGCATTACATTCAACGGGTGTTGTCGAACACGGACTATCTGGGTGACTTTATCGAGGGGATGCAGATCCTCACCCGAATCGGCTCCCCCGAGAAAAACGAGCCGGTCGACGTTCGAGAGGCGCTGATCGCGATCCTCAACCGATATCAAGAATGGCTCGAAGAAAAAAAAGTGCAGGTGGTCGTTCATCCCTCCCTCCCGCACTTCACCTTCGGGTCGTTCCACATCACCCAGGTCTTTCAAAACCTCATCGTCAACGCCGGAAAGTTCATGGGGGAGCAGCCCCATCCGAAGATCGAAATCGGCGGAAGCGAACTGGAAGGATGGGCGGAGTTCTACGTGAAAGACAACGGCATCGGCATCGACCCGGCCTATCACAAAAAGATTTTCGATCCGTTTCAGCAGCTCAAAGAGCGCGAGGCGGGGGGGACCGGGATCGGCCTCTCCATCGTGGCCAAAATCGTCCATCTCGCCGGGGGCCAGGTTTGGGTGGAATCGCAAAAAGGCCAAGGGGCCACGTTCTTCTTGCGGCTTCCGAAACAAAAGACCCATTCCTAA